AGGAATAGGATAGCTGGATATTTAACCAGATATGCAAAGATGCAGAAGATGCAGACTAAGAAAGAATCTGAAGAGGAGTATATTGAAGGTGAAGAATAAGAAATGGTAAGTGTTATTTTTAAAGGTCCATTAGTAAGTTATTTTGGTTCAGACAAGGTTATTTTAAATAAATCTTATTCTAATATTAATGAACTTATTAATGAAATAGATAAAAATGGTATGATTACTATAAAGGGCAAAATTAAGTCTGGTTATATTATTTTAGTAAACGGAAAAGACTATAGATTATTTAACGGAATAATAAGTGATCAAGATACAGTTGAGATAATTCCTATTAATCACGGTGGATAAATATATGGAGATCACTGAATTACAAGATATTGAAGTAAAAAAATACATTAAATTTGACGGGGAATGTATAACACAAATAATAGATTTTAAACCTGAGCTTGCTATAGTAAATCAAGCGTGCGAGATTTTTAATTATTTCATGAATAAAGGATATAAAACCAGAGTTAAATCTCCAGAGATCCTTTTCTTATCCTTACTCTATGGATCATTAAATATTAAGGATATTTTGAATAAAATTTCTACTTCCCAGACTAAATACATGATAAAATGCTGCAAAAATGATCTTTTGACTTCTGTTTCTAATCTTGACAAAGAATTAAGAGTAAAACTTTCATCTATTGCTATAAATTCACTTGACACTCTCATTTAAGTATTTTTTATAATACATGGAGACTAGGTATTTCTCTCTCATTCCTTTACTTGTTGGGATATATTTACTAGGAAGCACTTTCCATATATTTTCCTTAAATCAAGAATATATTTTCTATTCTGTTTTAGCAATAATATTATTAATTGTCATTTTATCTAAATTCTATGTTTCAAACAAAATTAAAAAAATTATCTTACATATGAATATAAAGAATTCCATCTATGAGTTGCAGTTAACTGATGAAAGTTATTATTTTATAGGATTTCGAATAGTAGGGAAAGAGAATAATAATGACATAAAAATTGATTATAACTCAGAATTACAAATTGCGATAGATACAGTAAGAAGAAATAAAGATAGAAACTTAAAGGTAGCTATAGTAACTCTTTTAGATCCTGCCCCAGGTAGTGCGATATTATTTTACGCTAAAAAGGATAAAGATATAGAACATCTCATAAATGAAGCAATACTATTAAAGAGTATGATAGAAAGTATTGCACCCCATGTTACTTTAGAACCAATAAGTTTTAAAGTAAATCCAGTATTGCCTTTGCCAAAAGTTCTAGGAAGTGTTATATATACAGGTTACATAGGTCAAAAGAAATTTGATGTAAAAACTGATCATATAATATCTGGAGATTATGATATTGAACTAGGGAATATACTAGAATCCAGTGAAATACCTATAGGAATTAGATCAAATGATGTATTTAGACATGTAGGTATTTTTGGATCTACCGGAAGTGGAAAATCAAATACAGCTGCTCTACTTTCAATGGAATTAAAGAAAAAAGGTTTTGATGTTATTATTCTAGATTGGCATGGAGAATATAAGAATTTATTGAGAGATTTTAATGTTTATGATAGCCAAAATTTTCTAGTTTTAAATCCAATTGATACAGACGATTTAACTACAATGGATATAGCTGAACTAATGGGTGATGCATTAGAGCTTACAGAACCTCAGAAGTTCTTATTATACTTAGGTTTAGAAGTTCTCAATCAAATGCACGAGTTTAGTTTTAAAACTCTTTTACAAGTAATATCAGCTAATATTTCAGATAATACTTTTATGCAAAGAGACGTAAAGTTCGCGTTAACTAGAAAGATTATCATGCTATTTTCTGGTTTAGGTGAAAAATTGATATCATCAGATAATGGATATACATATATGGACTTAGGTGAAAAATTAAGAGGAGGAAATATTATCGATCTAAGTTTTATCAGAAGCATTAAACTTAGAAAATTATATGCTTTAATGATACTTAGGTTTTTATTAGAATATGCTATTGAGACTAGAAATAAAGATAGGAAAATGTTTATAGTAATAGAGGAAGCTCAAAACTATTTTAATCAAATGAATACTGTGATAAGTAGAGCCTTGCAAGAAATAAGAAAGTTTAACGTAGGATTGTGTATAGTTTCGCAAAGTCCTTCTAATGTAGATCAAGAGGTTATTAAGAATACTAGTATAAAGATTATACATTCTATAAAGTCAAATATTGATAAGAAAGTAATTGCGGATTCATTATCATTAGATAAGGAAGGAATACAACTTATGGATAAGTTAGATATAGGGGAAGCGTTATTAGTTGCGCCAAATTTAAGAAAAGAGGTATTAATTAAGGTAAAAAAAGTTGTTTAGTCTTCTTCTTTTTTCTCAGTACTCTTAGATTCTCCTCCTTTACTTTCAGACTTCTTTCCAGCAGCTATTAGATCGTCAATTCTTAATATTAAAGTAGCAGCTTCTGTTGCGGCTTTTATAGCATTCATTTTTACTACCGCAGGTTCTATAACACCTAATTTCCACATATCTTCTACTTGCCCAGTAAATACATTAATTCCATACCACTTATTAGCTTCATTTTCATGAGCACTTCTTAATTTAACTAACAAATCAATTGGATCATAACCTCCATTTTCAATTAATATCATAACTAAGTTCTCTAGTGCTGATGCATATGCTTCAATTGCTAATTGCTCTTTTCCTCCTATTTGTGGAGCATACTTTCTTAATCTTTTTGCTATTTCTAGTTCTACAGCTCCTCCTCCGGCAACTGCTCTACCATCTTTTATTACATCAGCTACTGTTCCTAGAGCATCTCTTATTGCTCTTTCAGTTTCATCTACAACTCTTTCTAAACCTCCCCTTATTAGTATACTAACTGCTTTTGGATTCTTCGCTCCTTCAACGAATACCATTTTGTCTTCTCCTACCTTTCTTTCTTCTACTAATGCAGCGTATCCTAAATCTTGTGGAGTTAATTCATCAATATTGGATACTACTCTTCCACCAGTAGCTCTAGCTAATTTTTCTAAATCACTCTTCTTCGCTCTCCTTACTGCTAATATACCTTTCTTTGCAAGATAATGCTGAGCTACTTCATCAATTCCTTTCTGGCAAATTACAACATTAGCACCAGTTGCAGCTATTTTATCAACTTTTTCTTTAAGTAAGTTCTCCTCTTCTTCGAGGAATTTCTTCATTTGAGTTGGATCGTTAATTCTTATCTCTGCATCTAGTTCTGGTTTTTCCACTTCTAATGATGCATCTAATAATGCAATTTTTGCATTTTCAATTCTTTTTGGCATACCAGGATGTACAACTTCCTTATCAACAACTATACCATAAATTATTTGAGTATCATTTATGCTTCCTCCATGTTTCTTTACAATTTGAATATTGTCTAAATCAACATACCATTTATCACCTCTTAATTCAGCTACTTGTGTTACAGCTTTCGCAACAATGTCAGCTAGGTATTCTCTTGCCCCAGCTACTGCCTTACTATTTAACGAAGTTATTGCAATTTTCCTCAATATATCCATATCGTTAACAGATACTTTTTGAGCTATTTCTTCTATTGTTTTTAGTGCTTGTTCTTCTGCTTTCTTAAAACCACTAACTATAATTGTCGGGTGAATTTCTTTATAAAGAAGTTCTTCTGCTTTTTTAACTAATTCGCCTGCAAGAATAACAGCTGTTTTGGTTCCATCAGCTGTTTCTTCATCTTGCCCTTTCGCAATTTGTACTAAAAGTTTGGCAGCAGGATGTTGTAAGTCCATTTTATCAAGGATTGTAGCGCCGTCATTTGTAATTGTTATATCACCGAGACTATCTACTAGCATTTTATCCATTCCTCTAGGTCCATATGTGCTTTTTAATGCTTCTTCAACAGCCTTAACTGCTGCAATGTTTATTCTTAATGCTTCTTTTCCATATGTTCTGCTTGATCCTTCTTTTAGAATAATGACTGGAATACCTTCTGGTGTAGTTGCAACTGTAGCTGTGGTGGACATAATTTTTTCACCGCTGAAAGCACATAAGAAGTGCTTATATAAAAAGTTTTCTTTTAGTATTTGTAGTTAAGTACATGAACCATCTTATGTGTTTAGTCTTTCTCTCATGTGTAATTGCAATTTTATTTTTTCAGTTATTTTTATTTTTGTTAAAATTTTTTTCATATATTTTTCACTTATGTTTAGGTTTCTTGATAATCTATTAAATTCTCTTTTATCATAAAGATATAAAGCTACTGCAAGTTTGTATTTAGAGTTTTTAGATTGAAACATTGGATGCGTGTCGATTATATCATATAAAAGCAATAATTTTTCATTATTTTCTATAGCTTTTAATGCATTTAGAGAACTTTCTCTTAATAAAGAACCATTATATACGATTATTTTTTCTAAGCCTTTACGCTTTACAGTTCTAACCTTATTATATTTAGTTATTCTCTCAATTTTCTGAAAGAAATCCGGGTATAGGGACTTTGTGACTAATATGATTTCTTCATTATTGTCTTGATAATTATCATAAGAGTATATTTTATCTAGTACACTACCGCATTCAGTACATACAAGGTTTCCATTTTTGTAATCCCATACTAAGTTCTCACTCCCACAATATGGGCATTTCATGATGGAAAATAAACAAATGAGTATATATGATACTTTTAAGTTATAATTGAATATTGAGACTCAGATGAGTGAAGATATTGACAAAATTATTATATTAAACGATCTAAAACAAAGAGGTAGAAAATCAATAGTAAGTGGTAATTATATTTTTATCTCGATGTCTGATCAATTTGAATATGTTATATATCCAGTAAATGAAAATAAGGTGCTAAACGTTAGGGAAATAGAAAATTTTGTAGAATTCTCTAGGAAAATTAAGAAAAAAAGTGTACTGGCTATAGTTGATAAATATGGGGATGTCACATATTATTTATTATCTGAAATAAATTTAGCTAAGAAGTGAGTGATCATGGTTTCTTACGAACCTGTAAGAGGAATGAAAGATTATTACGGTGAAGAGCTTTATAAGATAAAGGCAGTTGAGAATGCTTTTATTAAAACAGTAAAACTTGCTGGATATCAAGAAGTAGAAACACCTATTCTTGAAGAGTTCGAATTATTCGCATTAAAGGGTGGGGAAGAACTAAGAAACACTATGTATGTATTTAAAGATAAAGCTGAAAGAGAAGTAGCTCTAAGACCAGAATTCACGCCAAGTATTGTAAGGTTTTACCTTAATTCTTTACAACATCTGCCAAAGCCAATTAGGTTATATTATATAGGTACAGTTTACAGGTATGATGAACCACAATTCGGCCGATATAGAGAATTTAGGCAAGCAGGAATAGAACTTTTAGGTTCTTCAAATATTTTGTCAGATATAGAAATATTACAGATTATAACAGAAATATATAGAGAGCTAAATTTAATCGATAAAATAAGAATTAAAATCAATAATATTTCATTGGTTCGAAAAATATTAACAAAATTAAACCTTGATGATCGTTCTCAAGAACATTTTCTTCACTTAGTTGATAAAAATAAAATTAATGACGCATTATCGATGCTACCTTCTTCAGAATATACAGAGCTTATAAGGTCTATCCTTGAAGTACGTAAACTTGACGATTTATCATACTCTAAAATAAAGGAAGAAATTGAAGAAAAATACAAACTTAATGATCTAGTTCAAGATTTAAATCAAATAATTACAATAAGAAATATAATAACTGAGTTTGGAGTAGAAGCTTATATTGATTTAGGATTTGTTAGAGGCTTAGCATATTACACTGGTTTAATTTTTGAAGTCCTTCATCCATCCGTTTCCTTTAGTATTGCTGGAGGAGGGAGATATGATAATCTTGTAGAACTGTATGGTGGAAGTCCTACTCCAGCAATAGGATTTGCTATAGGAGTTGAGAGAACTGCTCTCGTGCTCGATAATTTAGCAAAGAAGGAAAATCAACCAAAAATTGGTGTTTTTGTCTTATCAGATAACGCCATATCATATGCAATAAAAATAATCGATATGTTAAGGCAAAATAATTATATTACAACGATTAACCTAAAATCCGCTTCTGTCACAAAGTTAATTCCTTCATATGCTGAAGAAGGATATTCGTTTCTGATATTTATAGGTAAAAAAGAGTTTGAGGAAAAGTCAGTAACATTAAAGAACTTACGCACAAAAGAGCAAGTAACTATAAAAGAAGATAGACTGGTGGAGTATCTTAAGCAAATAATTTAAGTTATCAAATAATCATTTTCATGGGTTATCAAAATATGGAAGAACTTCCTGCAACAGCTTTAGGAGTTAAACTCAATGATGGTGTGATTTTAGCTGCTGAGAGAAGACTTAGCTATGGCGGTTTTGTACTTAGTAGAGCTGCTAAAAAAGTTTTCAAAATAGGTAGATTTGGAATTGCTGGAGCCGGAATAATGGGTGATATTCAAACATTAACACGTGTGATGAATGTTGAAATAAAATATTATGAGATGTATAATAATAAACCTATTTCAGTAAAAGCAGCAGCTAAGTTACTTTCTGTAATACTATATCAATATAAATGGACTCCTTTTATATCTGAGCTTTTATTTGGAGGTATAGATGAAGAGGGACCTAAGTTATTTGTCCTTGATCCCATAGGTTCTCTTATTGAAGATAGTTACGCTGCAGTAGGGTCTGGGGCAAGAGTTGCAATTGGTGTTTTAGAAGCTGAATATGATCCTAATATGTCACTAGATAAAGGTAAAGAAGTAGTATTGAAGGCATTAAAAGCAGCTATTGAAAGAGATGTAACATCTGGGGATGGAATAGATATATTAATGATAAAAAGAGATAATACTTCAGCTGAAGATTTTATCAAGTCTTTTTAACACAAAAATAAACATGATCCATCATATTAAATATTTTATTACTTATTAATCCTTTTTCGCTATATATTTTTACTATTAGCCCATATAGAGATATTTGATCTAGAATTTTATCTCCATCTGGTTTCTCATAAAAAATATAACCATGCGCACAGAAATCATTTGAAGTATAGGTAGGTTTTTCTCTAGATATCTCCATCTTTACATTTTCTTCGTTTCTAAATATATTTATACTATCTAATATATCAAATTCAACTTGGTAATTTTCACAGCTCATTTTTACTATTAATAACCCCTTAAGACTACCTTTATCTATTGAA
The nucleotide sequence above comes from Sulfurisphaera javensis. Encoded proteins:
- the psmB gene encoding archaeal proteasome endopeptidase complex subunit beta, producing MEELPATALGVKLNDGVILAAERRLSYGGFVLSRAAKKVFKIGRFGIAGAGIMGDIQTLTRVMNVEIKYYEMYNNKPISVKAAAKLLSVILYQYKWTPFISELLFGGIDEEGPKLFVLDPIGSLIEDSYAAVGSGARVAIGVLEAEYDPNMSLDKGKEVVLKALKAAIERDVTSGDGIDILMIKRDNTSAEDFIKSF
- the thsB gene encoding thermosome subunit beta, with product MSTTATVATTPEGIPVIILKEGSSRTYGKEALRINIAAVKAVEEALKSTYGPRGMDKMLVDSLGDITITNDGATILDKMDLQHPAAKLLVQIAKGQDEETADGTKTAVILAGELVKKAEELLYKEIHPTIIVSGFKKAEEQALKTIEEIAQKVSVNDMDILRKIAITSLNSKAVAGAREYLADIVAKAVTQVAELRGDKWYVDLDNIQIVKKHGGSINDTQIIYGIVVDKEVVHPGMPKRIENAKIALLDASLEVEKPELDAEIRINDPTQMKKFLEEEENLLKEKVDKIAATGANVVICQKGIDEVAQHYLAKKGILAVRRAKKSDLEKLARATGGRVVSNIDELTPQDLGYAALVEERKVGEDKMVFVEGAKNPKAVSILIRGGLERVVDETERAIRDALGTVADVIKDGRAVAGGGAVELEIAKRLRKYAPQIGGKEQLAIEAYASALENLVMILIENGGYDPIDLLVKLRSAHENEANKWYGINVFTGQVEDMWKLGVIEPAVVKMNAIKAATEAATLILRIDDLIAAGKKSESKGGESKSTEKKEED
- a CDS encoding DNA-directed RNA polymerase subunit G, giving the protein MALQAEGKLEVECKITSIDKGSLKGLLIVKMSCENYQVEFDILDSINIFRNEENVKMEISREKPTYTSNDFCAHGYIFYEKPDGDKILDQISLYGLIVKIYSEKGLISNKIFNMMDHVYFCVKKT
- a CDS encoding ATP-binding protein codes for the protein MNIKNSIYELQLTDESYYFIGFRIVGKENNNDIKIDYNSELQIAIDTVRRNKDRNLKVAIVTLLDPAPGSAILFYAKKDKDIEHLINEAILLKSMIESIAPHVTLEPISFKVNPVLPLPKVLGSVIYTGYIGQKKFDVKTDHIISGDYDIELGNILESSEIPIGIRSNDVFRHVGIFGSTGSGKSNTAALLSMELKKKGFDVIILDWHGEYKNLLRDFNVYDSQNFLVLNPIDTDDLTTMDIAELMGDALELTEPQKFLLYLGLEVLNQMHEFSFKTLLQVISANISDNTFMQRDVKFALTRKIIMLFSGLGEKLISSDNGYTYMDLGEKLRGGNIIDLSFIRSIKLRKLYALMILRFLLEYAIETRNKDRKMFIVIEEAQNYFNQMNTVISRALQEIRKFNVGLCIVSQSPSNVDQEVIKNTSIKIIHSIKSNIDKKVIADSLSLDKEGIQLMDKLDIGEALLVAPNLRKEVLIKVKKVV
- a CDS encoding MoaD/ThiS family protein gives rise to the protein MVSVIFKGPLVSYFGSDKVILNKSYSNINELINEIDKNGMITIKGKIKSGYIILVNGKDYRLFNGIISDQDTVEIIPINHGG
- a CDS encoding TFIIB-type zinc ribbon-containing protein, whose protein sequence is MKCPYCGSENLVWDYKNGNLVCTECGSVLDKIYSYDNYQDNNEEIILVTKSLYPDFFQKIERITKYNKVRTVKRKGLEKIIVYNGSLLRESSLNALKAIENNEKLLLLYDIIDTHPMFQSKNSKYKLAVALYLYDKREFNRLSRNLNISEKYMKKILTKIKITEKIKLQLHMRERLNT
- a CDS encoding ribonuclease BN, producing the protein MSEDIDKIIILNDLKQRGRKSIVSGNYIFISMSDQFEYVIYPVNENKVLNVREIENFVEFSRKIKKKSVLAIVDKYGDVTYYLLSEINLAKK
- the hisS gene encoding histidine--tRNA ligase encodes the protein MVSYEPVRGMKDYYGEELYKIKAVENAFIKTVKLAGYQEVETPILEEFELFALKGGEELRNTMYVFKDKAEREVALRPEFTPSIVRFYLNSLQHLPKPIRLYYIGTVYRYDEPQFGRYREFRQAGIELLGSSNILSDIEILQIITEIYRELNLIDKIRIKINNISLVRKILTKLNLDDRSQEHFLHLVDKNKINDALSMLPSSEYTELIRSILEVRKLDDLSYSKIKEEIEEKYKLNDLVQDLNQIITIRNIITEFGVEAYIDLGFVRGLAYYTGLIFEVLHPSVSFSIAGGGRYDNLVELYGGSPTPAIGFAIGVERTALVLDNLAKKENQPKIGVFVLSDNAISYAIKIIDMLRQNNYITTINLKSASVTKLIPSYAEEGYSFLIFIGKKEFEEKSVTLKNLRTKEQVTIKEDRLVEYLKQII